The sequence below is a genomic window from Chitinispirillales bacterium.
CGTAAGAAAGCAAAAACGACAAACCCAAATCGCGCGATTTCAAATCAAAATCAATATCTGTTTTTTTGCTTTTCATCGAATTTCTTATTTGTGAAGTCGTGTCGTTGTAAGGCGGATTTCCGACGATTATTATTTGCGAGTTTTCGTTCAAACCGTAACTATGTCTGCAGACGTTTTTCAGACTGTTATGATTAAAAAAACTAATCTTTTCGTTTTGTTTTCGGGCAAAAAGAAGCGCTTCTTCGTCAATATCCGCGCCGATCGAATTTATGCCGTCCAAGAAATTTCCATATCCGCAGGACGTATCTAAGAAAACGTATTTTCCCGTCTCCGGCACGTTCTTTTCAATCATTTCATAAACTTTTGCGACCAAATGCGGCGGCGTATAAAAACTTCCGAAATTTACGCGGGTTTCAAAATCAAGATGTCGGGCTTCAAAATCCATATTTTACTCAAAATTACTCAAACGAAACGATTTTCAACTTGTATTTTCCGGCAGGAGCGGCAACTTCGACAATATCCCCCGCTTTTTTACCCAAAAACGCCTGTCCAAGCGGTGAAGTTACCGAAACCATCCCTTGCGATGGATTTGCCTCGTCGGCGCCGACCAAAACATACTCTTCCTTTTCGTCTTCGTCGTCGATTTCACAGCAAATAACTTTTGAGCCGAAACGAATTTCATCGCTGTTTACTTCGGTTTCGATAATCTGGGCGTCTGCGATGCGGCTTTCAAGATAACGGATTTTATCCTGAATCTGCCCCTGTCTTTCGCGGGCGGCATGATATTCCGCGTTTTCTTTGAGATCGCCATGGGAGCGCGCTTCCGCAACTTTTTCTATTATAGCTGGTAATTCTACCCGCCTAAAACGGTCTAATTCTTCTACTAATTTATCAAACCCGCTTTTTGTCATCGGGACACGAGCCATAAATATTCCTTTTTATAAAAAAACAAATTCTCACGAAAGAAAAATACAATATATTCACAACACCCCACAAGTAAAAACCGCATCATAAGAAGAAATAATTAAAAAAGAGCAAGTTTTACCGTTTAGCGGCGAACGGTATTTTATACGTAATATCTTATAATGAAATGATACTGTAAATTTTACTCCCTGCCGCTTTCTTCTGAGAAATGCGACAAGGGTTGGAAATTGCGACAAGGCTTGGTTTTATCCACAATTTGGAAAATATAGGAAAAGATTGCACATAATTCTCAAATTTTTTCAATTTTTACTGTAAAGAAAATTCAAAAACATTCCGATAATATATATAAGTATAGACAACTGCAACATGGAGGTTGCTGTGGATACGAACATTAATCCGGTAACGGGGAAACGGCTCGGTAAGTTTCTATGGAAAGATAAAACCGAGCAGGAAAAATTTCTGTTTGATTACCGCAAAAAAATAGCGGGCGGGTTTTATTCTTCGGAATTGGTTTTGATTTCGATTTTAGACGAAATTTCTCCGGTCTTGAGCGAAAGTGTCGGTGTAAAACCCATACTTTAATCCCAGAAACAATAATAATTATACCATTGAAGCGGAGTTCTCTTCGCATGTTCGGCAACGCGATTCACAAAATCGCACATCGCGTCAAAAACAAACTCTTCACGTTTTTTACGGTCAGAATTCAAGATTTCTATCGGCTCGCATGCGCAAAATTCATAAACATTTACACTCTTTCGTGTCGTGAAAACGGGAATTATCGGCGTTTGCGTTATG
It includes:
- the greA gene encoding transcription elongation factor GreA, which produces MARVPMTKSGFDKLVEELDRFRRVELPAIIEKVAEARSHGDLKENAEYHAARERQGQIQDKIRYLESRIADAQIIETEVNSDEIRFGSKVICCEIDDEDEKEEYVLVGADEANPSQGMVSVTSPLGQAFLGKKAGDIVEVAAPAGKYKLKIVSFE